Within the Deltaproteobacteria bacterium genome, the region TGCCTTAAGTCCAAGCGCAAAATTCTTGACGTGCTGGTAGTACTGCTGCCAACTTACAGATTGCCAGATGCCATATTCTTTTTCACGAAGAGCAGTGCGCGCATTGCCGTAGCGCTCTGCATTTCTTTTCAGCAAAGCTGGCAGGGTTTTCTCTTTCATAGCGACGACAATATCTTGCAAAGTGACTGCCCTCCCCTGTGGTCCTTACAGACCAAGTTTAGAAAAGGCAGCATCAGAACCTCCAAGATAGGCGTTGATCACGTGCTCATTGTGCTGGATCTCCGCAGGAGGGCCCTCGGCTATCTTGGTGCCAAAATCTACCACGTACACCCGGTCGGAAATATCCATAACCACACCCATATCATGCTCAATGAGCACGATGGTCATATTGTATTCCTCGTTGATATCAAGGATGAAACGGGCCATGTCTTCAGTCTCTTCCAGATTCATCCCGGCCATGGGCTCATCGAGCAGGAGGACTTTTGGACGCATGGCAAGCGCTCGCCCCAGTTCCACTCTTTTCTGCAAACCGTATGGCAGCGTCCCCACAATCTTTTTGCGGATAGATTGAATCTCCAACAGGTCGATGATGCGCTCCTCGATTTCTTTGCGCAGCTGCATTTCCTCACGCTGAGCCTTGCCCCAGTAGATGCCTCCGGCCAGAAACCCTGAGCGCAAGTGGACGTGGGCTCCCAGTTTGATATTGTCCAGCACCGTCATGCCTCGAAAAAGTTCTATGTTCTGGAAAGTCCTGGCGATACCTAGTTCGGCTATCTTGTGCGACGAGAAATTGGTAATTTCCCGGCCTTCAAAGATAATGCGGCCTGCTTCAGGACGATAAAAGCAGCAAATGCAGTTCAATATACAGGTTTTTCCCGCGCCATTAGGGCCTATAATTGCAAAAATCTCTCCCTGCTTTACCGAAAGGCTGATGTCATTAAGAGCAGTCAACCCGCCGAAACTCAAGCGAAGATTATGGATTTCTAGCTGAGCCATCCTCACATTTCTCGTTCTTTGCAACGCCTGTG harbors:
- a CDS encoding ABC transporter ATP-binding protein, which gives rise to MAQLEIHNLRLSFGGLTALNDISLSVKQGEIFAIIGPNGAGKTCILNCICCFYRPEAGRIIFEGREITNFSSHKIAELGIARTFQNIELFRGMTVLDNIKLGAHVHLRSGFLAGGIYWGKAQREEMQLRKEIEERIIDLLEIQSIRKKIVGTLPYGLQKRVELGRALAMRPKVLLLDEPMAGMNLEETEDMARFILDINEEYNMTIVLIEHDMGVVMDISDRVYVVDFGTKIAEGPPAEIQHNEHVINAYLGGSDAAFSKLGL